The following are encoded in a window of uncultured Pseudomonas sp. genomic DNA:
- the clpS gene encoding ATP-dependent Clp protease adapter ClpS produces the protein MHARSQIRLTSNQDEPAEHEDDSYGLAVQEAKPALQAPPMYKVILFNDDYTPMDFVVEILEVFFSLNREQATRIMLAVHTEGRAVCGVFTRDIAETKATQVNQYARESQHPLLCEIEKDG, from the coding sequence ATGCATGCACGTAGCCAGATTCGACTAACATCCAACCAAGACGAGCCCGCCGAGCACGAGGATGACTCCTACGGTTTAGCCGTACAGGAGGCCAAGCCCGCACTGCAGGCTCCACCGATGTACAAGGTGATCTTGTTTAACGATGACTACACCCCGATGGATTTTGTGGTTGAAATCCTCGAGGTGTTTTTCAGCCTGAATAGAGAACAAGCGACCAGAATCATGCTGGCCGTCCATACAGAAGGACGGGCAGTGTGTGGTGTGTTTACCCGCGATATTGCTGAAACCAAAGCGACACAGGTGAATCAATATGCGAGAGAGAGCCAGCATCCGCTACTCTGTGAAATAGAGAAGGACGGTTAA
- the cspD gene encoding cold shock domain-containing protein CspD gives MVSGKVKWFNNAKGYGFIVADGRDEDLFAHYSAIQMDGYKTLKAGQPVSFDIIQGPKGLHAVNISAATTNEAPAAIKQTHASTAEV, from the coding sequence ATGGTTAGCGGTAAGGTCAAGTGGTTCAACAACGCCAAAGGTTACGGTTTCATCGTCGCCGACGGTCGAGATGAGGACCTGTTCGCCCACTACTCGGCCATCCAAATGGACGGCTATAAAACCCTGAAGGCTGGCCAGCCGGTAAGCTTCGATATTATTCAAGGCCCAAAGGGACTCCACGCCGTGAACATCAGCGCGGCCACCACTAATGAAGCACCTGCGGCAATTAAGCAGACCCACGCCTCAACAGCAGAGGTCTGA